A single region of the Oreochromis niloticus isolate F11D_XX linkage group LG19, O_niloticus_UMD_NMBU, whole genome shotgun sequence genome encodes:
- the zfyve26 gene encoding zinc finger FYVE domain-containing protein 26 isoform X1 produces MHPFGCEAETSLQDLFEYFKRCLQHGEWELARACVPQLVNSEGGLSENLRDIIKAIVSHPYSLKWESVGSPHRLAWFWLQVLEKWTEEQVSPNVRRELEFLLLLEELGSEGIPETVLKELQHAFLDKQSELKVVESSRTTAATVETCLLTLLEKKKPRLAQSLAHFLQECTEDHTLQNAFIQHLIRKLRRPENVEEWVEEIYAVLAVMPWSSRRSDGQLEALCEALWAARVGPLKEERILSSLLRPQCDALVSTYCSTALRLQRDHLLRSSPHTQVELPEAEQLTISLCCHKDRPSIWKTIYFECLSSGKHFLEQVLVTALDLIKHEEFSQLKNLLQLEFQPLSRLLLLLGWTQCHSLSSAQKLLSILHKEQAAANDSVLQEFSNLLSTQLGILEWCKNNNPGISMEALLAQLHTLDNHSALYILHSLTPLAQFEERRILDLLQQLPNLPEAEGAGAVGTLSPVVQRNIVLFQGFCAMKYAIYALCVNAHKYSNCTKCDPMQQYQPSDAEKDQNKTSASSEDCHLVFQHYLSECQLYLEAVPAMFRLELLENIFSLLFLSTSDFAQQSQKDANSNQNVGNDTCFPNTGNKNTDSENKGQMDNTEERKKGKQKLCSSPVAAHSSHLDLGHFIQGCKGFLVDVTGMEGFLKLLKEGLEGMCVVGQQDGQEEGRALPREAEAAATLGCSVTAESFGSRLQRLTKRTAEAQWRLQIITSNQGTGNGSESPLTTSTVGCTVTPLGPHKSSSLRRRRKPGRHSIERHSSTEKHNGEVSTSTSDGGGGMTTGSVELEFCPCGGPHSWLVPAMLSPPESLLMSCVRRGNFMEAHQVSVVFDLEASACCGELVFMERYKEVLVELAQVEQKMESQSMSSSSSSSEGLGTAAGSGTGRSRLGSSGRSTLQAIGSAAAAGVAFYSISDIADRLLSTPAHKLPSLEEGYWLSHYSSDASGLLYTLLEELSPAAMAAFDLACCHCQLWKTSRQLLDTAERRLNSSLEGRGVIVDLKVPHSEGICGFPMVLQQISKILNHSTANKSSIKTEAVGEDQVFASPFGCCIQEVLLCCYPTLSEEFISARLSLVQRLENTLHNLSAATDGTEGSVGSALLALLVEQASLKQSELDVHPVRSSMKQLLRSLDSLCPFEPDRDLSRPDYVRSFFDYINTLASVLVRSLSSEDQNTEVKLGNPLLVLLQAPFQLLSHLLFDRQVSPDKVLSLLEQEGLRLSIQKVIVQRCCEALPLWISCPDDGKESDEAIKEDGVFGVAALSNLLQRHAQDHMTILGLAESQSDVSSESDASVEDHSSTPTNLSTSPPSSSSSSSSSSLNSFLLTPSALSFLKSRSPLLATLTCLSACKGETARTQSSGWSGYFRSGRKEVVLDGEQISREADNLLREFPILQAYLHTMAEPVLGMSLSENEESSVGFGAVVCGKPLISLLLSGPQEVAAQGVAADAFQKALASRDLSRALSLLELYGQSCSQEGALRDRLLACAALEDGDEGIGHLFRVQDPNLRARVALQALERWPLLACLELLEFCLNDPSTETSLKTDLELKKKELDLYHQMLNLQPSLPWGTWQELRNESKTNSEWVLSMILEAKEFHLCAQWTELYPVSDQLRLQLQTEHLLHLLEKEQTNEAFQLLDGLSDFAAGLDVCERALDRRPGLDACHFLADYLTLHFQRQVSPARRQYIHALHLGSKVLLTLPPAARQDYFPLLSDPLLMLEQLLMNLKVDWADVAVRTLRSLLVGQEAGFSTEDIDTLLEDYARKALDFSCAPRERTRSDSVISLQEALIQCPAQDSSLSSSRVESPAPSRSSTPTHTASGSSTDREKDRGSAGKKRHSPAQFQPPDQPPARKDWVPDTQQHVCMVCKRERFTMFNRRHHCRRCGRLVCNACSEKKMPVDGCPGEEVRVCDQCYTYFHPDTDDELEPAEAVDGSPVVTEQSLDGMLHLPEVVHRQFLLSTNPAQNQNLRSEFYYEQAPSAYLCVAILSLHSDQTACGHQLISHCRSLSRKLTNPEVDACLLTDIMRRLLFSAKLMFVKVGRSHDLALCDSYISKVDVLKILVTANYKYVPSLDDILETSAVTRLRNQLLEAEHYQLAVEVSTKSGLDPGGVWQAWGMASLKAGNLSGAREKFARCLKPPVDRNQLNSGPLLLQEIVQHLETMVRPSLAMSNGEDILASLRELEDALCEVSPVERPEGLMQNSVLHQECLYYLNAYGTHLGLISFYMRHDCVTEALTYLLKRECPEEVFLEGVLQPSLERGHLSKLQGILEKQDPSLETCSRYLIASCQFLQRRGYYHSLYQFQQFMTDHVRAAMTCIRFFTHRASSYLQLGEKQRWLVRAKEHLRTYLQEQQGRGSGRRRSQPNSFRKMMSSSDVSRHMNTIELQLEVTRFLHRCENAAASKASQTNPSAPSSLPTLFGGSPMKVEVACKVMLGGKNIEEGFGIAYRVIQDFQLEAQAVYVRAGQWLIRRKQYASVRQLLKCVGESGTATKNDCDALILNYISCAEKGPADAKELESLILEIKNTESKIKAFLMCSKLRPAYLLAVKLETSRAGPLVQDVLQAAEGAQDSVMQNICRQWLAEHNKSSQPRQGRTR; encoded by the exons ATGCATCCCTTTGGCTGTGAAGCCGAGACATCGCTTCAGGATCTGTTTGAGTACTTCAAGAGGTGCCTGCAGCATGGAGAATGGGAGCTGGCGAGGGCCTGTGTGCCACAGCTGGTTAACTCTGAGGGAGGACTTTCCGAAAATTTACGGGACATAATCAAGGCTATTGTCAGCCATCCTTACAGCTTAAA ATGGGAGTCAGTAGGGAGTCCACATAGACTGGCTTGGTTTTGGCTGCAGGTCTTGGAGAAATGGACAGAAGAACAG GTTTCTCCTAATGTCAGAAGAGAGCTGGAGTTTTTGTTACTTCTGGAGGAACTGGGGTCAGAGGGCATACCCGAGACTGTTCTCAAG GAGTTGCAACATGCTTTCTTGGATAAACAGTCTGAGCTAAAGGTGGTGGAGAGTTCAAGAACAACTGCTGCTACTGTTGAGACTTGTTTGTTAACCctgttggagaaaaaaaagccaagACTCGCTCAATCTTTAGCACATTTCTTACAG GAATGCACAGAGGACCATACTCTGCAGAATGCATTCATCCAGCACTTGATAAGGAAACTGAGAAGGCCAGAGAATGTGGAGGAGTGGGTGGAGGAGATATACGCTGTGTTGGCTGTGATGCCATGGAGCTCCCGTAGAAGCGATGGGCAGTTGGAGGCACTTTGTGAAGCACTGTGGGCAGCCAGAGTGGGCCCCCTGAAAGAGGAGAGGATCCTCAGCTCCTTGCTTCGCCCTCAATGTGACGCACTTGTCTCGACATACTGCTCTACTGCTCTCAGGCTGCAGAGAGATCATCTGCTGAGGAGCTCACCTCACACACAAG TTGAGCTGCCTGAAGCAGAGCAACTTACCATCAGTTTATGTTGCCACAAAGACCGTCCATCCATTTGGAAGACCATCTACTTTGAGTGCCTTAGTAGTGGAAAGCACTTCCTGGAGCAAGTCTTG GTTACTGCACTTGACCTCATTAAACACGAGGAATTCAGTCAGCTGAAAAACCTGCTGCAGCTGGAGTTCCAGCCCTTGTCccgtctgctgctgctgctgggatgGACTCAGTGTCACAGTCTGAGCTCAGCTCAAAAGCTGCTCAGCATCCTTCACAAAGAGCAG GCAGCAGCCAATGACTCAGTTCTACAAGAGTTTTCTAATCTTTTGTCAACTCAGCTTGGAATACTTGAatggtgtaaaaataacaatcc AGGGATTTCCATGGAGGCATTGTTGGCACAGCTTCACACTCTGGACAACCACTCAGCCCTCTATATCTTGCATTCTCTGACTCCTTTGGCTCAGTTTGAAGAACGCAGGATATTAGATCTATTACAGCAACTGCCAAATTTACCAGAAGCAG AGGGTGCTGGGGCAGTTGGCACTCTCAGCCCTGTTGTACAAAGAAACATAGTTTTGTTCCAGGGGTTCTGTGCCATGAAGTATGCCATCTATGCACTCTGTGTGAATGCACATAAATACTCAAACTGCACCAAGTGTGATCCCATGCAGCAGTACCAGCCCTCTGATGCAGAAAAGGACCAAAATAAAACCTCAGCTTCCTCAGAAG ATTGCCATTTGGTGTTCCAACACtacctgtctgagtgtcagcTCTATCTGGAGGCAGTGCCGGCCATGTTCCGCTTGGAGCTCCTGGAAAATatcttctctcttctctttctgtcCACCAGTGACTTTGCTCAGCAGAGtcaaaaagatgcaaactcaaaTCAGAATGTAGGGAATGACACTTGCTTTCCAAATACAGGAAACAAAAATACAGATTCAGAAAACAAAGGACAGATGGATAACactgaggagagaaaaaaggggAAGCAGAAGCTATGCTCAAGTCCAGTAGCAGCCCACTCTAGTCACCTGGACCTCGGACACTTTATCCAGGGCTGCAAGGGGTTTCTGGTTGATGTGACTGGCATGGAGGGATTTTTAAAGCTGTTGAAGGAAGGACTGGAGGGAATGTGTGTAGTGGGTCAGCAGGATGGACAAGAGGAAGGAAGAGCATTGCCTCGAGAAGCAGAGGCAGCTGCAACTTTGGGCTGCTCGGTGACTGCTGAGTCATTTGGGTCACGCTTGCAGAGGTTGACCAAACGCACTGCAGAGGCTCAGTGGAGGCTGCAGATTATTACCAGCAACCAGGGCACTGGAAATG GTTCAGAAAGTCCTCTTACGACATCAACAGTAGGCTGTACTGTCACTCCTCTGGGACCCCACAAGAGTTCAAGCCTGAGGAGGCGAAGGAAACCAGGAAGGCATAGCATAGAGAGACACTCctccacagaaaaacacaatggAGAAGTCAGCACAAGCACATCAG ATGGTGGAGGAGGAATGACAACAGGCTCTGTGGAATTGGAGTTTTGTCCATGTGGAGGTCCCCACAGTTGGCTGGTTCCTGCCATGTTGTCCCCTCCAGAGTCTCTGCTAATGTCCTGCGTCCGACGAGGAAACTTCATGGAAGCTCATCAG GTGTCTGTGGTGTTTGATCTGGAGGCGTCTGCCTGTTGTGGCGAGCTGGTGTTCATGGAGCGCTACAAAGAAGTCCTGGTGGAGTTGGCACAGGTGGAGCAAAAGATGGAGAGTCAATCCATGTCTtcatcctcatcttcatcaGAGGGCTTGGGGACAGCAGCTGGGTCAGGCACAGGGAGGAGTCGGCTGGGCAGTAGTGGCCGATCGACACTGCAGGCCATTggaagtgctgctgctgcag GAGTGGCTTTCTACTCCATCTCAGACATAGCAGACCGTCTCCTCAGCACCCCTGCTCACAAACTGCCCTCACTGGAGGAAGGCTACTGGCTAAGTCACTACTCTTCAGATGCCTCTGGCCTTCTTTACACATTGCTGGAGGAGCTCAGTCCAGCAGCCATGGCTGCTTTTGACCTGGCGTGTTGCCACTGTCAGCTCTGGAAGACATCTCGACAGCTGCTGGACACAGCTGAACGCAGACTCAACAGCAGCCTGGAGGGTCGAG GAGTAATAGTTGACCTTAAAGTGCCTCATTCTGAGGGGATCTGTGGATTTCCCATGGTATTACAACAGATCAGCAAGATCCTAAATCATTCAACCGCCAATAAAAGTTCTATAAAAACAG AAGCTGTTGGGGAAGACCAGGTGTTTGCCAGCCCATTTGGTTGCTGCATCCAGGAAGTACTGCTCTGTTGCTATCCAACACTGAGTGAAGAATTTATTTCTGCTCGGCTTAGTCTGGTGCAGCGTTTGGAAAACACTTTGCACAATCTGAGTGCTGCTACAGATGGCACAG AGGGCAGTGTGGGCAGCGCTCTACTGGCACTTCTGGTGGAGCAGGCCAGTCTGAAGCAGTCAGAACTGGATGTTCATCCGGTGCGCTCCAGCATGAAGCAGCTACTTCGTTCTCTTGACAGCCTCTGTCCCTTCGAGCCAGATAGAGACCTTAGCAGACCAGATTATGTCCGCAGTTTCTTTGACTACATCAACACACTAGCATCTGTGTTAGTGCGTAGCCTCAGTTCAGAAG ACCAGAACACTGAAGTGAAGCTTGGGAACCCACTGCTAGTGTTGCTTCAAGCCCCATTTCAACTTCTCTCTCACCTGCTGTTTGACCGACAAGTATCTCCTGACAA AGTACTGTCCTTGCTGGAACAGGAAGGGCTGCGACTGAGCATCCAAAAAGTGATTGTTCAGCGATGCTGTGAGGCTCTTCCTCTGTGGATCTCCTGTCCAGATGATGGAAAAGAGTCAGATGAGGCGATTAAAGAAGATGGTGTGTTTGGTGTTGCTGCGTTGTCTAACCTACTCCAACGCCATGCTCAGGATCACATGACAATTCTGGGACTTGCCGAGTCTCAGTCTGATGTGAGCTCTGAGTCTGACGCCTCAGTGGAGGATCATTCTTCTACACCCACTAACCTCTCCACATCTCCACCCTCGTCGTCAtcatcctcttcttcttcctccttgaATTCTTTTCTTCTCACACCATCGGCTCTGTCTTTCCTTAAGTCACGCTCCCCTTTACTGGCCACACTGACATGTTTAAGCGCCTGTAAAGGAGAAACTGCCCGGACACAATCTTCTGGATGGTCTGGATATTTCCGCAGCGGACGTAAAGAAGTTGTCTTAGATGGTGAGCAGATTTCTCGTGAAGCTGATAACCTCCTGAGGGAGTTCCCTATTCTCCAGGCTTACCTTCACACCATGGCTGAACCAGTGCTGGGCATGTCATTAAGCGAGAATGAGGAAAGCTCCGTTGGATTTGGGGCAGTTGTCTGCGGGAAACCGCTCATCAGTCTCCTGCTGTCTGGGCCGCAAGAAGTTGCCGCTCAGGGTGTTGCTGCTGACGCCTTCCAGAAGGCTCTTGCCTCCAGAGACCTGAGCCGAGCCCTCAGTCTGCTGGAGCTGTATGGGCAGAGTTGCAGCCAGGAGGGGGCGCTAAGAGACCGCTTGCTTGCATGTGCTGCTTTAGAAG ATGGAGATGAAGGTATAGGTCATCTGTTCCGAGTACAGGACCCTAATCTGCGAGCCCGTGTTGCCCTCCAGGCTCTGGAGCGGTGGCCACTGTTGGCCTGCCTGGAGCTGCTCGAGTTTTGCCTTAATGACCCGAGCACAGAGACCTCACTGAAAACAGATCTAGAGCTCAAGAAGAAAGAACTGGACCTTTACCACCAG ATGCTGAATTTACAGCCTTCGTTGCCCTGGGGCACTTGGCAGGAGCTGAGAAATGAATCCAAGACAAACTCTGAGTGGGTGTTATCTATGATACTCGAGGCAAAG GAATTTCATCTTTGTGCACAGTGGACAGAGCTGTATCCTGTATCAGATCAGCTGAGACTGCAGCTGCAAACTGAGCATTTGCTTCATCTACTGGAAAAGGAACAGACAAATGAGGCTTTTCAG TTACTCGACGGGCTCTCAGATTTTGCAGCTGGTCTAGATGTTTGCGAGCGTGCCCTCGATCGTCGCCCTGGACTGGATGCATGCCACTTCCTGGCAGACTACCTCACCCTACATTTCCAGAGGCAGGTGTCTCCTGCACGTCGCCAATACATCCACGCGCTTCATCTGGGCTCTAAG GTGTTGCTGACTCTGCCTCCAGCTGCCAGGCAGGACTACTTCCCCTTGCTGTCAGATCCCCTGCTCATGCTCGAGCAGCTGTTGATGAATCTGAAGGTAGACTGGGCTGATGTGGCGGTGCGGACCCTGCGGAGCTTGTTGGTTGGCCAGGAGGCTGGCTTCAGCACTGAGGACATTGATACGCTTCTGGAAGACTACGCCCGCAAGGCTCTCGACTTCTCCTGCGCCCCCAGAGAGAGGACTCGGTCTG ATTCTGTAATCAGTCTTCAGGAAGCGCTAATACAGTGTCCTGCACAAGACAGCTCGCTCTCTTCCAGTCGAGTTGAATCGCCAGCACCCTCCAGAA GCAGTACCCCTACACACACAGCCTCGGGaagcagcacagacagagagaaggaCCGTGGTTCAGCAGGGAAAAAACGTCACTCACCTGCACAGTTCCAGCCTCCAGATCAACCCCCAGCCCGCAAAGACTGGGTTCCAGACACCCAGCAGCATGTGTGCATGGTTTGCAAGCGTGAGAGGTTCACCATG TTCAACAGACGTCATCATTGTCGGAGATGTGGCCGTCTTGTTTGTAATGCGTGTTCGGAAAAGAAGATGCCTGTTGACGGGTGTCCAGGAGAGGAAGTCAGAGTCTGTGATCAGTGTTACACCTACTTTCACCCAGA TACTGATGATGAGCTGGAACCTGCTGAAg cAGTGGATGGTAGCCCTGTGGTCACAGAGCAGTCCCTCGATGGGATGCTGCATCTGCCTGAAGTGGTCCATCGACAGTTCCTCCTCAGCACCAACCCTGCACAGAACCAGAATCTGCGGAGCGAGTTCTACTATGAACAG GCTCCCAGTGCATACCTCTGCGTGGCCATTTTATCTCTGCACAGTGACCAAACCGCCTGTGGTCATCAGCTCATCAGCCACTGCCGCTCCTTGTCTCGTAAACTGACCAATCCAGAGGTGGATGCCTGCCTGCTCACTGACATCATGCGGCGGCTGTTGTTCAGTGCCAAGTTAATGTTTGTTAAAGTAGGCCGCAGCCATGACCTCGCCTTATGTGACAG TTACATCAGTAAAGTGGATGTGCTTAAAATTCTGGTGACAGCCAATTACAAATATGTTCCCTCTCTGGATGACATTTTGGAGACCTCTGCTGTCACACGGCTCCGCAATCAGCTGCTAGAAGCAGAACACTACCAGCTAGCTGTGGAG GTGTCAACCAAGAGTGGCCTTGACCCTGGTGGTGTGTGGCAGGCATGGGGAATGGCATCTCTGAAGGCAGGAAATCTTTCAGGGGCACGGGAGAAGTTTGCTCGCTGCCTGAAGCCCCCAGTGGACCGCAACCAGCTCAACTCGGGTCCCTTATTATTGCAGGAGATTGTCCAGCACCTGGAAACCATGGTGCGGCCCTCTCTGGCTATG TCTAATGGTGAAGACATATTGGCATCCCTGCGGGAGCTGGAGGACGCTCTGTGTGAGGTCAGTCCTGTGGAGCGACCGGAGGGGCTGATGCAGAACAGTGTTCTCCACCAGGAGTGTCTCTACTACCTGAATGCATACGGCACTCACCTGGGACTGATCAGCTTCTATATGCGTCATGATTGTGTAACGGAGGCTCTGACATACCTTCTTAAAAGG GAGTGTCCAGAGGAAGTATTTCTAGAGGGTGTGTTGCAGCCCAGTCTGGAACGGGGCCATCTGAGCAAGCTCCAGGGAATACTGGAAAAGCAGGACCCCAGCCTGGAGACATGCAGCCGGTACCTCATTGCTTCCTGCCAGTTTCTTCAGCGACGGGGATACTATCACTCTCTCTACCAGTTTCAGCAGTTCATGACG GATCACGTGCGTGCAGCCATGACCTGTATTCGATTCTTCACACATCGAGCCAGTTCATACCTACAGCTGGGAGAAAAACAG CGTTGGTTGGTCAGAGCCAAAGAGCACCTAAGGACATACCTGCAGGAGCAGCAAGGTCGAGGTTCTGGGAGGAGACGGTCACAGCCCAATTCTTTCAGGAAGATGATGTCATCCAGTGATGTGTCCAG gcaCATGAATACGATTGAGCTCCAGCTGGAGGTAACCCGTTTTCTCCATCGCTGTGAGAATGCAGCAGCCTCCAAGGCCTCGCAGACCAATCCCTCTGCACCCAGTTCACTGCCTACGCTTTTTGGAGGAAGCCCTATGAAAGTAGAAGTTGCCTGCAAG gTGATGCTTGGAGGAAAAAACATAGAAGAAGGGTTTGGCATTGCTTACAGAGTCATACAG GACTTCCAGTTGGAGGCTCAGGCTGTCTATGTGCGAGCTGGACAGTGGCTCATCCGACGCAAGCAGTACGCGTCCGTGCGGCAGCTGCTCAAATGTGTGGGCGAATCAGGCACTGCCACTAAAAACGACTGTGACGCCCTCATCCTCAACTACATCTCCTGTGCAGAGAAAGGACCAGCTGAT GCCAAGGAGCTGGAAAGTCTCATTCTGGagataaaaaacacagaaagcaaG ATCAAAGCCTTCCTGATGTGCAGTAAGCTAAGGCCGGCGTACCTGCTAGCAGTGAAGCTGGAGACAAGCCGTGCGGGCCCGTTGGTCCAGGATGTCCTTCAGGCCGCTGAAGGAGCACAGGACTCAGTAATGCAGAATATCTGCCGCCAGTGGCTGGCTGAACACAACAAGTCATCTCAACCGCGTCAGGGGCGCACCAGGTAA